A segment of the Salminus brasiliensis chromosome 5, fSalBra1.hap2, whole genome shotgun sequence genome:
TCACTTGTGCAGGTAGCCATTGATGTGCCATCTCTCCTGTCTAACGAGATGGCACGGAAAATAATGATTCCTCACAAAAGGTCAACACCTCTGACGTCAATGAAAACAAAAGgcagggggtgggtgggtgagagagagagagagacagagagagagacagagagactaacttgtgtttattttaagttGCTAAGCAATCCATGAATCACCTCATGTTTGTCCAGCAATGTGAATATAATCATGCTAATGGAAGCACAAAAAAATATCACATTGCTATTGATAGCTTGAAAACGGAGGCCAAAAATAGACACCTGAACCGAAAAGCCTTTACAATAATGCAATGCTACATTAGCTCACGACGacgaccaaaaaaaaaaaaaaaaaaaaaaaacacgcacACACCTGACAGAATTTGTTGGAATCATCTTAACTTAATAGACCACACTGTGATATAATCAAACCCACCATTACTGTATCCCTACATATtagaaataaaaacacagtgGTATTACTCCATACACAATATTTtgttatgaataaaatatggATCTATTGctttttgattttatttgaaaagaaaaatcatCATATGTGAGCTTTACAAAATGtcttaaatgatttattaaacaattaaatgattcacatattttattttacatttttaactaCTATGTAGGTGTCACCATGTGAATATAATACACTGAAAATATTTTGTCCAAATTCCCTTCACATTTCTCAAGAAAGCAAATTTTGTGCACTCCACAGTTCAAATCAGTGGGAGCCTTGAACTACTTCAAAATAAGGAAggtgctgccatctagtgttaGGAAAACTGAGCGACAGGCTTCCAATTGCACTAAAGAAATAGTTAAGATGACCTACTCACCATATTTGTCCCGAAGGCCAACTGTGCATCGAAACACTCCACCAAAGGCTACGTCCTCCCCAAAAATCACTTTGGACAGAGACAAGATTTACATAAGACATAAAAACTAGGTCACGCCAAAGCACATTGTCTGCAAAGCTGTCAGGCACACATTAGCACAAAAACACTGAcactgattttttattttttttatatatatttttttttaagaaaatgctGCCTGAGCCCCAAATATCATTAACCATACTTCCACAAGTATTCTGCTGCCTTTCAGACTTGTTTTTTTGTAAAGCCTTGAGAGGAAGAACAAGTGCTCCACAGTTCTCACCAATATTTTCAACTGTAGTTTAGTACAGGGTAGTCTCAAGCTTAGCATGAAAAACATAATGATGTCGACAGCACGAATGCCAGTCTTGGCATGTGACCATTTCTACAATGTGAACAAACACCTATAATCAATTTTTAACACGAACTACTGACTGCAAAAACAATCAATCATAACCATGTAATCACTGTTAATCATCAAAATAAATATCCCAAAACAGATCGGTCAGTCACACCTGCTGTGGGGTCACTCGCAAGAGTGTTATCCAAGGCACTGGTTATAGACTGGAACAAGTTCATCTTCACGGTGGGGCCTGGAGGAAATAAACACACgagggggggaaaaaattaTACCGCCATAATAAAAACGTACATGTTCATTAACAGGCAGAGCTGATGCTCCCATCTATTCGTCATATTGAAAGTTATTATTGTTTCTTATTATTACACATTTctcaatacatgtaaaaacgCAGTAGGATCTGATGGTGACTAAGTGCAGTTTCTACCAAATGTTCATTGACCAGTAATGCAGATTTTCTGGAGATGCTGATAGCCAAAGGTTATGGACCAGTAGCCTCAGGGTCAGGCAGATGCATCCTGTTGCAACTGCCTAGATCATAAAGGTCAAAGATTTGATCATAAGGTCACTGCCCAATGGaaaacacgtatctccaaaTTAGTGACTTTACATGAGAAGGCAAAAACctccttaactttgaatggaagtcaatggaaagtaagagtttattccaagtaatttagaccATTTACCTTGGTCTATTTACCCAGAATTATCTACACAGCTATAGGGTCCAAAGCATGGAGAGCTAAAAGaatggacaaaaatgaagatacaggtttttcattggacagcagcaatcgACACACAGGTTGCTCCTCCCTGAGGCTGTAAACCAACTAAGAAGTTGTACTGAGACGCAATACTCAGGACTTTGGGAACTTGGGGTTGAGCTGCCTGCAGAACAGACAGTGAACTAAAGGTTCCTGCACAGAAAAATTAATGTCATTTCTGCACCCCCCCTGCACCCCCAATTCTCCAGCTCACTTTCTTTCTCAAGTGTCTGAGGTGCATGGAGTGTCACACTGAACCACAACTTACTACACTGTAAAGGACAAACATggaaaactgaataaacacagGCTGAtggcaaaacacaacacagacatGAAGTCAACCTGGCCTGCAAAGCGTTTACAGTGGCTTTACCCCCATCAATAACAATGCCCCACTACACAAGGGGACTGGGGGAAAGGAGGACTCAAGAGAGGACTCTGGAGCAATGTGTcgaaaataacacacacacacactattcctGGAAAATTCCTCAAACCACCAAATAAAACTTTTATATCCAGACAGGGAATCATCACAGAAGATTAAGCTAACTTAACCACATAAATAGTTTTGAAGTCATTGTAACCCTGGAAACATTAAACACAGATGAAAGACAGCTGGTTATCACTGAAGATTAACTACCGATTTAACTTAGTTACTTAGTTACAGCTCATGTTTAGTGCAGAGGTGTGGTGtattagttagctagctggctgaGGTCAGTGGGAGCCAGCCGGCTGTGTTTGGTGGTGAACAGCCCTCGTTAGCTCAGTGGAGTGCAGTGAAGTCCTAATCCCGGGCCGTGGATCCTACCATATTTAGTGGGGACGGGGTCAGGGTGGTAGGCGAAGTGAGCCGCATGCCTCTTTTGCGTCTTCAGCCGAGACGTGCAGCTGGGAGACAGTCTGAGCAGCGTTGTCCCATAACTGCTGTGCACACAGGAGGACGTGGAGCTCACACTCCTGAGGAGAAACCGCACAGCCGccatcatacacacactgaacagGAAGGCGGCATGTTACGTCAGCGGTGCAACAGCCGACcgctgctctgattggctgaatcgGTGGgaggctcttaaagggaaccgGTGTGTTGGCGGAGGGAGAGGGGAGGTTAAGGGGCGcgttaaagcaacaatatgtagctAGCGTTTTTATTTTAGCTTTATTTGAAGGTAGAAATTATGCGTAGTGTGTCTTTTAAGgtaaataaaggtgctgttgctacttttacatacatacacactagtgatcaaacacacacagtgacagtgagcccACGTGCCCGGAGCAGAGGGCATCCCAGAGCAGGgatgggagggtgaagggccttgctcaagggcccaacagcagcagcttacCAAGCCCAggttttgaacccacaaccatgccATCAAAAGCCCACAGCTcgaaccgctgagccaccactgcccacaacgCTGTATAAACcattcatatttgtgtaaaatccagtaatATTGCTcaaccacctcagtccacatattcttgtcactttcagtgactgttATGTATCTTTTAGCTTGTctagaaaaaaatatgtttCCTTCAGTGGTGTCTCAAAGCACGAACTACACTTTTCAACTgtaaggggagcccaggagcaagaaatgctcattttccatagtgttgcttatAAGAGGGACGTTAGGGATTTTTATGCAaattttctgcataattaaaaatGTAGGAAAGGTAAAAAGATAAGTAAACAGAGTCATTTGTTGTGAAATGAATGtcagaatgaatgatcaccactaTGAATGTGAGGTGTTGCCTAAAATGGCTATTAGCTTATTAAGAGTCCTTCATTCTGGCGCAACCTCCATAGTGTACACTGTGACTCCTACAACAGAGCCAGCCTTCTTAACCAGTTTGTTCTGGTGGAAAACCCATAGGAGTTTTGTACACACACCTCCTCAGATAGTACAGGCCGCTCTGACCTTGCTTGTACACTGGCACTTGTAAGGTAATCAGTGGTAACTGGGGATAGGGTGGTTTAAACTTTCAGAAGTCTACCATCTACTTAATTACCAATAACAGAGAAAGGTGATAATCCCTTAATAATTAGTATtcataattaatagaaaaacatagcagaaaataataaaaatgaataaactctaAAGTCAGAGCACAACAATATAGACAATTAAAGGAAAGCCTGATAAAAGACATATGTCTTTTTCAATCTTGTCCAATGCAGATGGCAACCAGACACCATTTGCTTGCTCTCATAAATGTCTAAAAGTGTTGAAATACAGTGGCCACAAATTAGGCACTTCCGATTTAAAGCATCTTGTGTGCACAGTTCTAAAAGGGCCAAACATCGTCCACTCCCAAATACATTAAAGCAGCAAATGATTCAGAACATCACAGAAAAATGTGTTACATTTGTCTGCATAAACAGATGACCTTTTGACAAAGTCTCTGGTTACTCTGGTACTTTCCAATTAGCACATGGCTTGATTGATCTTGACAGAAGCCAAGATGGGTAAATTTCAAACTGCCCCATTCCACAACCCCTAAGACTGAAaaagtctagtctagtctagtagACAGCATGACAGAGAGCATCATCAAATATAAGTGTGCTCTCATCATAGCTATGTGGATGAAAAACTGTAGATTAGAGCTAATCCAATAAACTGCTCTTCATCTGCTGTTGCATCCCTATCACATTCACTTCCCCTGGAGCAACTTCCAGTTGGGTCAGGTGGTCATCCAAACACCAGCTTCGTTGGCATGCAAAGCTCATGTCCCAGCATCAGCATACCCTAGATGACACCAGTGAACTCTTGGGCCATAACGGGGAATGCAAACCACACCAAAAGCAGGTGTTTGTTGATGACAATGGCCAGTTGTGTGGCCAATTAAGTGTCAAATTAAACTGTTCCACCAACCAATCGCTTTGCTGTTGTTCTAGTGGGTTCCTGGTGCATTTGTATGTATTAGCGTATTTAGTACAGAACACTGAAGATACACTACAAGGCTGGAGGTGGCAAAGTGTCTTAGAGCACCCACATCCCTAGGGTAAAAGAATTTTCTTAACTAATTGCAATTAAAAGCTGTGTGCTTTTACACACTGTTCAAAACTGTAGAACAAATCAATAGTTAAAGTTATTAATGTCACAGGCACCAATGTATTTAATATACTGTATGGGTAAGTTTATTTGTGAGAACATAgcatataaacaaacacatagAAAATGAAGGGAAAGTGACAGGTTTTTAAAATATGATTAATGGAGTCTGTTTTTGATATAATTCTCACAAGACAGAAACTTGAAGGATAAACACAAGGTTTACAGACAAGTTTTTTAATCAAAGAAAAGCACAGGAATGTTTCTAGTCCGcattcttctctttctccaaaAACTGAATTTGTCAAGGCCAATATCAAAATTAAAATTTCTCTTGCAGGCATCAACAATATTCAAGCCACTCACTGGCATGTATCCTTGATCTAACATCATGAACTACTGATTCTCAGGACGGCCTCTTTACTTCCATGTGGACTGACTTGAACTCTTGACACACTCAGAAACGTCCAACTTTTTTCCACTGTTACACATTTTTGCCAGGTTCTGTAGTGAGAGGTAGAAACATGGGGTTAGATTATAATTAGTGTTGAGGTGAATGTTTGAAAGACTTTTGCTGACTTTCAAAAGCAATtcaagaaaatgtaaaaaataatatggGAACATCTGTACACAATCGCAAAGCACAACAGGCAACATTCAGTGAAGGAATACTCACACTAGCAGCTCTTGCTATGCTATTGGGAGACTGTAAAGCAGCCAACTCATTCAGAATTCTCTTCAGATCACTGTTGCATGTTTCTGTTAGAGAGCAGTAAAACACAATTACtgttatttattatacattttagtCATTTGTTGAATCCCAgtacacctgattcaactcttGATTCAATCGGTTTGTGAACATTTCTGTGTTTGACTGGGTGGGTTGCAGCAGGATAACAAAAATGTACAGGGTCCAGAACCTAGGATACAGTTGGagcaatacaaataaaatgtatatcatGGTAAAATTTGAATTCTAACTTTTTGTATTGGAATAATTAAAGAAATAGCTGCAACAATAGGATGCTTTGGTTTGTGTTTAAATACTGAACTACTCCTAGATTTGTTACAGGCTGCTTCATCATTAGAGGGTAGGTCCTTGCATTAATTTATagttatagttttttttttcacttaagcATTTACTTTTTGTAGcaagtgggtttattttaaatcaagcagaccCCACTGCTGATCACAGACCCACTGGCAGATGACCTCAACTTCTATGACCATAAACTCAAATTGTTCTGGTATTTGAGCACAATTTGGACTTTTTTTGTGGCAGGACATAACAGTGTAGGTGAGTGTGCTAGTACACTGTAGTTAGGAACACCTCAGTgctaagtgtttgtgtgacgtCTAAATTTGCATGCCACTAAATTTAGTTCTGTGCTTAATTTGCTGCATACCAGTAGTTATGAAACTCATTACTTTCTAGAAAGCAATATACTGATCAGTTCCATCTATGTCCTGCATCTGTTCACGCTTTATTTGGGACTAAAAATACACAGCAGTCACCTGGCTCAGGAGGTTTCTGAGGCTGCAGCCATAAGTATGGATGGTCAAGAAGTTCTGCAATCGAAATCCGTTCCTTGGGATTCCGTATCAGACATCGCTaagtaaaggaaaaaaaatatgttgTGGTTAACATTAGTTATGTAATCATAGCATTATTATAGTTTATTAGTCACTCGAAAATGTACACAATGCAATACAGACCTTTAGTACATCCAACAGATCTTTCTCAGGAATGTCAGGAAAGTCTATCTCATGGGATGGATCAATAATGGCATGGAGCTTGGTGATCTGGTTGGTGATGTTTTGGAAAGGGGTTTTCCCATAGGTCATGCAGTACAGGATACAACCGAGTGACCACACGTCACCCTTTGGACTGATCTGTTGAGCACAAGAATAAATATGACTGAGTTTGAGAAATAGATAATCAAAAGCTACAGAGATATCTGCAAGAGAGTCTTGAACTGATTTCATCATTTCCATTATGTATTAGATTAATAGGTGCACAAATGGTGTATGTGTTGAGTTTCTACAtgtttatacaaatatataaactaCGTAACATATTGCTAAAATCCTCACCATATGGTACTAATTTATTAATGAGtaccatatagtgtagcttagTATAAACTAAACAATTTCCCCTCACCTTTGATCTTGGTTTTCCCCCTTTAGAAGAAGTGTCTTTTATGGCCTCCGGTGGCATGTAGTTTAGAGTCCCCACCTGAAGTACAGCGTTTGAATTATGACTTCACTGCACACACAGCTAGACAGCAACTCACTGTTTCAATCTAATATTTCTGGACTAACCTGTGAGTCTTTCACAACACTTGTCATATCTGgctgaatgtgattggctatgCCAAAGTCAATGAGTTTCAGAGAGGCATTCACAATCACAAAATTAGCTGGCTTCAAGTCACTGTGGATAATACCTTAAAAATAAGTGGGAAAAGAAATCAgttaggacaaaaaaaaaacataagttCCTAATCTTTCTGATTCCAATATTGTAAAAATGTTGTATAATTGGCCATGCATCATCACCATGTTTGTGGATGGTCTGCACTGCCTCCAGCATATTCCTCCAATAGAACTTCCTCTCCAGCGAGTTGACAGTCTTGCGGTTGCGTAGCCAGGTGTTGAGGTCAAGGCTGCCACACTCCATTAACATGTAGATGTAGCTGTCTGTGATCTCACTGCAATCAGGCAAGAAAACAGCAGTGTATAATAGGATGAATCAGAGGCCTATATTCATtggaatatttaatatttaagtgTTCCACAAAAACATCTACTGTTGTAGGTCATAAAGATTGAGATATTAGGGCAGTGGACACACTCACTAGTCATACAGCTTGATGATTTGATCACTGTACTGTTGGAGGTGATTTAAGTGctcaatctcattcttgtagcTTTCAATTGTCTGAGCATCTGCCTCATCCAAGTTCACATATTTCACTGCATACAACTGTTTCTTATGGTCCAGAACCTGATACACCTGAAAAGGCAGCACAAGTCATATTTATCATCACTCAATTCCAAAGCACAAGAAGTCTGAAAAGCATGCTTCAATCCAAAACATTACTGACAATCATTCACGCATTACCTTACTGGAACCACCTCTGCCGATCATCTTCAAAATGAAGAACTGTCTCCCTTTGATTGTGATGGACTCATTGGTAAAGGCACTCACAGATCCCTGAAaccacaataaataaataaataaaataaaataaatcaaatttcaACAGTATAGCTCAGTATAACCAGTACAATTTATTGTGGGAAACATTGGTAAATatttcaaatacaaaaaaaatacataaattctATAGTATGTTTGTAACCCAATAATCCAAGTAATGTTTCTGCTTATAGTTGAATAGTTTTCACATGTTTGCCAACCTCCCAGGACCTAATTTATACAGGCATTGGCATATATCCAAAACTGAGCTGATTTGGgtcaataaagaaaaaatattaaGTATACCTGAccagtgtgttttttgtttttttttctacctGGGATGCCTGTTGTACACAGGAGATCTGATTCTGTGGGGTGCAGGGTAATGGAGCATGGCTGACTCTCTGGGCTGTAGATGGAATCGACACTACAGATGGTCTCTGCTTTACTACAGGCGTAACAAAACTATGGAAAAAGAATACAGACAGTCATGGTCAAGTCCAATCAAATCTGTTCTTCAATATCAAATTCTCTGTCATTTCATCACCTGTTTGGAATAGGCTCTCTGTAGTTGGGCGTCTGGCTGCTAATGGCCAGATTTAACCTGGGTGGTACAGAGGCAGAGGGAGTTCTCAGCGAGTGAAGAGGTCCTGGAGTGGGAATGGGACCTGCAGCAGACTTCTGTTCCTACAGAAGCACAccatttatatttacagtataaaTAGTTATCTTAATATTGACTGCTTTGTTAAATTAAGACAAgggttttattatattatatatttaatatcacACAGTAATCACCACTTCAATACAATAAGCAACTGAGCAAAATGCACAGACAGAAAGTCCCCTTTCATTGTCGTACCTCTGGAGACGCAAATTTGTTGATTCGTGCGGGAATCTTCCATTCTGATGAACTTTCCACATTAGACTTCGGCTGCCCGTATTGTGTGGAAATCCTTAGTGGAGTTTCTACTTCCCTTCCTCCTCGTTCACTGTGAGTGCCTGCTGCATCTGTTGAATAACAACCATATACTAATGTTAGGCATCAGTGTAATGACATCTCTACATGGAATAATGCTACTCTTAAAAAAGTAATCAACCTGCAATGTGCATTTTGTCCTCAGTTGGAAGCAACAGAGCTTTTCCAGACTTCAAATTCATCATTGCCTTCTGGAGAAGTTCAATAGGTTTTGCATTTGAAGCCATGGCTTTCTGCAGAATGTAAGTGCTTTTCTTAGTGTTACCTGGACGAAAAGAGAGAAGGATGAAAGACATGTTTACTATGCTACTGTTTGAATACATAAGACAAATACACGTGAATAATCACTATACACCCAAATGTATCTTTAAGGTTACATTATGGTGTAACAGTTGGTGATGCAGATTGCACATATTGTTTAATCTCCACAGAAAAAAAGCACTGCCAGTAAAATGAAATGCTTCAGAGTAGCTGCACCATGATTACCATGTCTAATACCAAGCTAGAGGGGTACACAGCCTTCAGAACTGGACTGTGGAGTTCCCTTTCCAAACGAGTAAACACTACTCATTAAGCAAAGACAGGGACAAACTACATATACATCTGATTTACGAAGGAAAAAACATTAGGAAGACAACATTTGGAATACATAGCGATATATGATACTTGACTATTTGAATAATGAAAGTCTATTTACACCCACCTCTTGAGTGCTCAAACTGAGCATGAGCAATATGCACAAAAGCAAATGCTTTACTATTAGTTCTGGCAATGATGAAATTATCCTCAGCATCATCAGGGTCTTCAATTCTACAGAAAAAGGAATTGTATCTAAAAATATCCATGTGCCAATATGCCAAGAGATCAAGTAAATCAATAACTCCACATATTTACCCTTTCAACTCAGCATATCTAATAAGCATTCGAGCATAgctttcagttttgttatgtCGTGCCAGGGGAAGTCTAGAGAACACCCTAGAGTAGCAATCCAGCAGCCTGCAGAGAAAacttgcatctgtgtgagggtCACCAGTCTTCTCCAGGTTTGTGAGATATGTGAAGCAAGCCTCAGGAGAGCCCGAACTAATTATCTGGTTCATGTTGCCAGTGGTGTctggaaaaataaatataaataatcataGTCACAATGCATAATTGTTAAGTAAatatgtaacacacacacacacacacacacacacatatacatatatatatatatatatacacacacaaaaatatataaacaattctttttttcttgctcccatttttttaaaagctgAACTCATAGACCTTTTTgtatacacattttatatacacAAAAGGCCTTTTTCTCTCAAATATTGTTCACACATTTGTCTAAATCTGTGTTACTTCTCCTTTGCCGAGATAAGCCATATCTCATGTGGCACATCAAGATGCTGATTAGACAGCATGATTATTGCACAGGTGTGCCTTAGGCTGGCCACAATAAAAGGCCACTCCAAAATGTGCAGTACAATCACACCGCACAATGTCACAGATGTCACAAGTTTTGAATGAGCATGCAATTGGCAAGCTGACTGCAGGAATGTCCACCAGAGCTGTTGCCTGTGAACTGAATACCATAAGCCGTCTCCAAAGGTGTTTCAAAGAATTTGGCCGTACATCCAACCAGCCTCACAGCAGACCACTTTTAACCACATTAGCCCTGGACCTCAACATCCAGCATCTTCAGCTCCATGATCACTTGAATACCGCCTGAATCAGGACAGCTGCTGAATCAATCGGTTTGCATAACCAAATCATTTCTGCGCAAACCTTTTAGAAACCGTCTCAGGGAAGCTCAACTGCATGCTCATTGTACTCAATAGGGTCTCCACCTGACTGCTTTTTGTTGTCGCAACCAACTGGATTGGGGAAAAAATGCTCACATTCGAAGGCGCATGGCGCATCGGAGAGGTGTTCTCTTCAAAGATGAATCTCGTACAGAGCAGATGGCAGACTGCGTGTATGGCGTTGTGTGAATGAGCGGTTTGCCCAGGTCAATGTTGTGAATCGAGTGGTCCATGGTGGCAGTGGGGTTATGGTATGGGCAGGCATATGTTATAGACAATGTACACAGGTGCATTTTATATCTGCATTTTGAACACACAGGGATACCGTGACGAGATCCTAATGGCCATTGTTGTGCCATTCATTCACAACGATCACCTCATGTTGCATCATGACAACGCAACTGTTGCATTTATATTTTTGttaagtgtgtgcgtgtatgtgcaaacacacacacacacacacacacattgcataTGACATATTAGAAAGTTTCACAAAAGCAGTACCATCAGGTCTAGTTGTATCTTTCCTCTCTGGCCTGTGCAGGAGCGTTGTGGTGGAGTCCGCTTCAGCAGTGTCCTCCCAGGGACGTGGCTCTGGACTAACAACAGGTGGCTACACAAAACATCCACTACTATATAACTACATGCAAAACATTTCACTGGAATAAGACATGACTATATGAGAAGATACTTCCACTAGTGTTACTGGTACTATTACTTCACTATTACTGTAGCAATACAGTAAACAGTACATAACTAAATTTGGTGAGCATACCTTCAGATTTAGCAGGTTGTAAGAATCTCCATCTCCAGAATTTTTCTTTGAAGAGGACAGTGAGAACACAGAGCAAGTACTGGATGTGTTTGTCGGcctatgaataaaaaaaaattacaacattatacattattattattattatttttaataataatagta
Coding sequences within it:
- the ttk gene encoding dual specificity protein kinase Ttk, which codes for MDEEESTDRQLQLAMLCQKLEKIKRYYNDDDTDNINQIIGSNSPDTCHTFLTKLEKKGNPHSDPSLLSKLIDFYTRVFSSMPLGRYSQNVSYAKMLVRFAELKAIQDVSDAQDSFDIARSHCKDFAFVHIAYAQFELLQGNEKKSAWILQKAFEMGAKPSESLEAAMQNLKLGRRRLFSQEDKENVAVTPLENVQESLKSSFVVKGGSGRSDASCDFQLASSFSLGGDQKSSPQEDHLPIWRPGSQHKRTIAMPGRIPMIPLSIPENDNVVYKPEPASHGSALSRPTNTSSTCSVFSLSSSKKNSGDGDSYNLLNLKPPVVSPEPRPWEDTAEADSTTTLLHRPERKDTTRPDDTTGNMNQIISSGSPEACFTYLTNLEKTGDPHTDASFLCRLLDCYSRVFSRLPLARHNKTESYARMLIRYAELKGIEDPDDAEDNFIIARTNSKAFAFVHIAHAQFEHSRGNTKKSTYILQKAMASNAKPIELLQKAMMNLKSGKALLLPTEDKMHIADAAGTHSERGGREVETPLRISTQYGQPKSNVESSSEWKIPARINKFASPEEQKSAAGPIPTPGPLHSLRTPSASVPPRLNLAISSQTPNYREPIPNSFVTPVVKQRPSVVSIPSTAQRVSHAPLPCTPQNQISCVQQASQGSVSAFTNESITIKGRQFFILKMIGRGGSSKVYQVLDHKKQLYAVKYVNLDEADAQTIESYKNEIEHLNHLQQYSDQIIKLYDYEITDSYIYMLMECGSLDLNTWLRNRKTVNSLERKFYWRNMLEAVQTIHKHGIIHSDLKPANFVIVNASLKLIDFGIANHIQPDMTSVVKDSQVGTLNYMPPEAIKDTSSKGGKPRSKISPKGDVWSLGCILYCMTYGKTPFQNITNQITKLHAIIDPSHEIDFPDIPEKDLLDVLKRCLIRNPKERISIAELLDHPYLWLQPQKPPEPETCNSDLKRILNELAALQSPNSIARAASNLAKMCNSGKKLDVSECVKSSSQSTWK